In Silurus meridionalis isolate SWU-2019-XX chromosome 11, ASM1480568v1, whole genome shotgun sequence, the sequence TCACCGCCAGACCAAAGAACTGATCCTGATTCATTTGTGAGGAAAAACATATTTTGTACTGCATAAGAATCTAGTGGAGGAAGTGTTGTATAAAAGTAGGTATGCATGCAAAGTTTATATACAGCACAATGTTTAATCTCATCTCATCACATCACTGTGAAAATAGCAGAGTTCTGTGGATGTATACCTTTATGTATTGCAtatctattttttaaatgtatcattaATATTGTagtgaaaataaaatctgatgTCTTGATGATGGTCTATTAATGCCAGAGAGGTCACTGTTTCTACACTTTTCACGTCCCCGGAAATAATTCCCGGTCTGATGTTTTAGAACCATCAAATTAATGCCTTGTATTCTTTAAATATATTGAAATGTTGATGTATTGAAAATTGAATGTTCTCTGAAATGAAGGCAAAGAACAAATAAACTGTTACCTCAATGTTGAAAGTACACATTGGATGTGattgcattatattttttcccttcacctgaacaaggagacctaaacctgcttcagcatgacaatatccctgtgcacagtgtgagttccatgaagatatggcgtacatgggttggagtggaagatctggagtggcctgctgtagagctcttaGCTCAACCCTATTTAAGACCTTTGACATGAATTGGAGCACCAACTGAACCTCAAGCCTCCTCCCCCCAACATCAGTATCTTACCAGGatcttattaataatttatattataaattatttatgaaccaaaatatttacaaattgtaATCGTGTAAGTACTCGCACAAAAATTTGAACTGATGCAACCTACCATCATCAGTAGGTTTGTGTAACTAAAGCTTAATGTGCCATCAAGAGAAATAGGAAGAATTCAGAACTTACCAAATATCATGAAGCATCCTGAAGTCTAGCAAGCTTTTAAAAcgtcttctaaaaaaaaaaaagcgactGCCAAGATTTAAGCATCCTGCAAACTAGCAtcaaataattcattaataaactGAAAGTGCATGGCACAAGCATAACCGCCTAGAAGAAGCCTTTTACTAATGTTCAAAGAAGCAATCCATAGATCAAGATTAATGCTTGGCATCATGCTACCACAACCATGCTTCactctgtatatttatattttacacacacaaacaaacaacaacaaacaattaTCTACTCATAGAAGGAAATGTTCTAAACAGTCTCCAGAATGTTAATATGTATAACAATGTTAACATTGATCATGTTGAATtatgattggtcagaaattaaattgtaaattactgtagtaaatagtgaaataaaacgTACAACAACAAGCTGGTGACAGCGACTGATTTATCACATCACCCTGTTATAGTTTATTATACTGATGATTTTACTCAATAGCCATGATAAAAAATGTACTTCATGTATGTTAGCCTGCTGGATTAGGCTTCACAGTCAGTTAAGTGAATGTGTCGGCGTATAGAAGTTTGCAGTAATAAACAACAGGTTACAGTGGATCTTTTTTCTTAGCTAAATTTTATACTCTCAATATCAATCACCAGGTTTTccagaaaaacatgcaaaatgtCAAATACCTATGAGCTCACCGAGAACATTAAGCTGCTCCACAGGTGTATTTAtagagtgaagggaaaattaagATTCAGGTTATTCCACTTTAATTACAtgatgtctgtgtttgtgtgtgtgagagagatatagATTTACAGGAAGTTTTATCACATGTGTACTGAGGAAGAGAACGCAGAACTCCACTGACCCGCAGGTAAgagcaaaacaaaatacaaatatttaagaaCATGGCACATGCTAAAAAAATGGGGTAAAAGCTTAAATAATTACCTTTACCTTATCTTCGGTTATTCGAAATACGCTCGAAGTATGTTTATATTCCCTATGTTGTAGATTTCAAATTGCTCAATGGTTAGGGGTCTTGGATTAAATAAGTAGTTTTGGATAGAAagtttttgcaaataaaaaaaaaaaacatttactttgggTAGAAAAACTTTAGtttttagaagaaaaaacaagattttttttagttgatttaaaaaaaaatcaaaatagtTAAATTTTCCTTCAAAACCGGATGAACaagttgaaataataataataataataacaataataataataataaagttatctGTTTTTACATGTTCTTCAATGTCTCCTTTACTGCCTTTGGAGAATCTATGCAGATTTGTTTGCTGTGCTTAATATGCTGACAGATAAAAGAAGATAAAGGCAAGCAAGATTTTCAGACTTTGTTTGGAGTCCAAATGAACAAAGAATGCTCTCTGTAACCTAAATTGTTTTTCATGATCATCAATCAGCGAACCAGGGCGAAGCATTATGGCCACCCCAGCTTTAGTGATCCAGCAGCAGCCAGTGGCGGTGCCGAGAGTCACAGCCTGGAACACAGGACTGTGCCACTGCTGCCAGGACATGAATTCATGTGAGTGAAATCCATTTAGAAGAATCCACTGTCTTCATTTCCATTAGCTTTGTGCAAGCTTTTCATTAATAAaagtgctatatatatatatatatatatataaatatatatcaataaaacacaccaaaaacacaCCAGTGGTTATATAACTATATGCACAAAAAACATGTGCACACACGTTTTTATGCCATATAAGGAAATGAACTTATCCCTGAGGTCACATTAGCATTGTGGAAAATTTGGCCTTCGCTTTTggtttcatataaaaaaaattgtgtatctTTTAAGTTCATACAGTATAAGAAAGTAGTTACATCttgaataaaaccttatatgAAAATGTGGgcatatgtatgtgtttgtattgaGAAAAAAGTAGATaatatatttcaattatttgtatgtatttaagtatttgTGTATCAAATTTTAGAATATTCTTGAGCTTATATATGGAAATTTTGCAATGTCTTTAAGTCCACATCTTTTAGTCAATATTGAAAAATGGGACtactgtttttgctttttagaAGCTTTATCATCTAAAAATGGAAAGCAAACCATATAATCGATTATAATATCTATAGATTTAATGAGGATTTATTgggtaatattaatattaacattatcCTCTTTTTCAGGTTGTTATGCTTACTGGTGTTTTCCCTGCTTCATGTGCAGCACTTCGTCTAAGTTCGGGGAGAGTTTATGCCTGCCTCTTGTGGACATTTTTGGCCCGGCGTTAATGGCGGCTACCGGAGTGGGCCTCTGTGTTCCTCCTGTCACTCTATCTATGAGGGTGGCCTTACGCTACAAGTACCAAATCCCGGTGAGAGCCGTGGTCTATAAACTCAACTGTATAAATGAAACTGAAAATAATGTATGATAGAACatgttttttacaatttttacaaaCTATCaaaccaaatgtttatttaaataacaaattcaAGAATTCAGGAGTTTCCTAATGCTGTGAGAGACACTGCAAGAATGGCATCATACCAATAATTGGACCAAAATTGTTTCAAAAACTTAATTGTGGCATTTCCCGAAGAACATTTGAGTGTTGCttaatggtgcaaaaaacattCAACACGTGTCTGTAAAACATTCAACATGATTTTCTTCAGTAGGTAGAGCTTGTGTTCGCCATATTTTTCTAGGGGCGCGTAAAAAAATGACATCGTGTGACATCACCACACTCAGCAATCTCCTCTTCTTACTGTACTGATCGTTTTTGACAGGTCACACATCCGTGTTGCTGGAGTTTTGCAATTTTGCGTTTTTCATCGTTTGTCCATGCCGTGCCAATATGGTACTCAGATGACGATTCAAAATTCAGAAACTTGGAAAGCGATTTCACTTAACTTGCAAATGAAAGAAAGGGTATCGCTGAGATAATGATTTGGCTTTGGAAAAAAAGTTCATATGGCTTAAACGGCACAGGAATTACACTTAGCATCATTTGCTAAATACAGCCGCCATTTTGAAGATCTTAGCACATGCAGCACACTTATGTTGAGTAGAAGGCATGGCTTGGGATACGTTAGAAGTGGTTCAGAATATAATGCTACggttgtatgtttgtgtgtgtgtgtgtgtgtgtgtgtgtgtgtgtgtgtgtgtgtttgtattgtaggGCAGTTTGTGTGAAGACATCCTGATCTCCTGTTTCTGCGTCTGTTGCTCGTGGACTCAAATGGCCCGGGAGATAAACCACCGGAAAATGACAGCGGCGGTGATGAGCACACAGCCCAGGGTCGTCCAA encodes:
- the ponzr10 gene encoding placenta-specific gene 8 protein, translating into MATPALVIQQQPVAVPRVTAWNTGLCHCCQDMNSCCYAYWCFPCFMCSTSSKFGESLCLPLVDIFGPALMAATGVGLCVPPVTLSMRVALRYKYQIPGSLCEDILISCFCVCCSWTQMAREINHRKMTAAVMSTQPRVVQTVTATSTIPVMACAPKTVTMYDNLAQE